One Thermoanaerobacter kivui genomic window, GACAATGTATCTCAATACCGTTGTTTACAAGCCTTGTTAATTTATTGACTATCCCTTTTCCATTTGGATTATTCAGTATCTTTACTCTTATATCGTCGTCTGTTGCATGAACTGAAATGTACAAAGGAGAAAGTTTATATTTTATAACTCTATCTATATCCTCTTCTGTCATATTGGTCATTGTGATAAAATTTCCCTGCAAAAAGGAAAGTCTATAATCGTCATCTTTAAATAAAAGAGACTTGCGAACGCCTTTTGGCAACTGGTCAATAAAACAAAAGATACATTTATTTCTACAATGTTTAGGTTTGTCAATTATATCTTCTTCAAAGATTATCCCTAAATCTTCATCGTAATCTTTTTCTATTTCAAAAAGATACATCTCTCCCGTGGGCTTTTCAATCTCCAATTTTATAAGCTCATTCGCCATTTCAAACCGGTAATCTATTATATCAATTATTTTTTTGCCGTTTAATGTAACAAGACTATCTCCTTTTTGTATACCTAAATCCCAAGCTATGCTTCCTTTTATGACATCCTTTATCATTATTTTATGCATATCTTTCCTCCTAATTTAACTCCCCTCTTTTCAATTATGAATTAATCCTATTAATACGTCAAGACCTTATTTGAAACTTTGTTTTAACATCAGTTACTAATTTTACGAAATTGTTATATTTTTTCAATATGCCATAGACTGTTATAGGTCTACCTAAAAAGATAATTCCTAAGCGCCTTGACGTAATACCTCCAATCTTTGTAGTAAGTCCTATGGTAGGAAGTGCATCTACCACCAATATGTCCTTTTTTGAAATTCCATATAAAGACAAAAAACTGTAAATGGCTTTTGTCACTATTTTTCTGCCATTTCTTGCTCCTACAATATACACTTCATTCCCAAATTCATCTTTCCCCATATAAAAAAGAGTGCCAATTTCATTGTTGGAAGTTTTATCATAATGAGGAAGAGATATTATCTCTTCATAAGTAGGCACTCTGTCAGTAGGAAGCAATCCCACGTGTATAGAAGCAGCAACAACAGATGAATGAGCACTACCGTAACACATGTACACTATAACCACAACATGCCACCTCATAGTATTTTTTTATAGCGTTCTACAAAACCCCTCACGTCATTATACCTTAACAAATAATAACTATACAAAAAATTGTCTACTATTTTTCTTAAACTTGGATTTTTTCTCAATGTCATGAGCAATTTAAAAAATTTTAAGTCATAATGAGATGTATCTATAAAAATTACATCATCTTCTATCTTGAAAATTTCCATTAGACCATACAATGTCCTTTTAATGTTTTCACTGAAACCTTTCATTCCTATTACAAAAACTTCATTTTGATTGTCATCAGCACCCATAAATCTTATCTCGCCGTAATCAATCTCTAACAAATAAGGTATTTTAAAAAATTCCTCTTTTTCAATTTTATGTTTGTCGTTTAAGTGGATATAGGCGCAAATAGGGGAAAAATAGCAACCGTAATAACTGTAGTATATCACTTTCATAAACACCACCTAATATTGTTTGACTAAAATAAAGACCCCATTTTCAAGGTCATGGGCAGCTGCTTTAAAGATTCTGCTTAAATACATAGAAATTCTCTGTTGTTCTTCTTCGTTTTCTACATAAATAATAGGAGCAGTACCACTTGAAACATTATCTTTGGCGTTTTTCAATGCCACTATAGCTATTATATATCCTGTTAAATGTATTTCCATTTTATCACCTCAGCCAATAGTTTTTCTCGCTGCTCTGGATTTAGAAGGATATTTTCTTACTGTTTCAATGGCAGGTACGTTTTTTATAATCTCCACAAAAGCATCTATATCAGGATTCATAGCTACCATCACGACTATGACATCTCCATTTTTGTTGTTATTCATTGTAAGAGGTGCCAATTCAGGTGTGTCAATGTTCATTTTAAGCCCTAATTGGTTGGCAGCTTCATGGAGAATAGCCTGCCTTATCCCCAAATTATTTATAGAAATCAAGCTGTCCAGTCCCTTAGGTCTTATTACCACCGCCATCCCAAATTTTTCTATAATTTCTCTTCCTTCTTTTAAGCCAATATCTGCAAGCACAACATCTTCTACACATAAAAGAGGTCCTTTAAAAACAATTTTAGAAGGTATAACCTCAGCTATATCTCTTATATATGCCGTCTTCATCACATAGCGGGACAAATAAATAGCTATACCTCCTATAATCACCCCTATGATTACGCTTTTGGAAAGGTAAACAACCAAAGAAGTAAAAGCAGCAACAGCCATAGCGATGTAATTTCTCGCTTCAAAAATTTTTGCTATGTTCTCTATATAAGCAGCACCTCTTGGAACCAGCTCAGTTGCTTCCATTTTTTCAAGGCTGGCCCTTTCTATTTCTCTCACTCCTTTAAATTGCTGTGCTGCCAAAGCCAAAAAAGTGACAGCTGTATACTGCTTTTCAATTAAAGCGGGTACTGAAAAAGCTCCTAAGGCAGCAGAAATCAATCCCAGCGTAAGGTGAGTCATATACCCTTGCGGATAAGTGGGGTATTGTCTGTAATCTACCCGCAGATAAATAAGGCGAGCAATTGTCCCCAAAACAATTCCGCAAACTACAATATTTATATACAATGAATGATTTATGCTCATGGCCTATCTCCTTTTTTTCTTTTAAATTTACCTAAATAACTAGCAAATTCTTTTCGAGTAGCTTTTGAAAACTTGTGGTACATCTCTCTCCCCCCTGTGCTTAAAAACATAAATCCAACAGCAGATACCACTACAACTCCAACTAAAATCCATATGGCTGTTGTTGCGGCTCTGTTTTGACCAGGCAACGGCTTTTGAGTTTTTGTCACTGCTCCCACTTGTTTTTGTTCATCAGAACCATAAAGTGCCTTAGTCAATATATCCGCTATCAGAGATGCAGAGACCTCAGCTCTCTCTCTTGTATGAGAATAAGTGCCAAATTCCAATAGCAAAGAGTTGGGAGTCAAATCTTGATTAAAATCTCCTTTGCCAAAAAATACATCTTTAATTATGTTGGGATATGTCTTGTCCGCCATTGCTTTTATTCTGTAAGCAAGCTGTTGATTTGCTTTTAGATTAGGATTTGTGCGCCCTAAAACGATTCTCACACCTGTCGCGTTTTTTCCTGCAATCTTCCTTATATACTCTTCCAATGGAACAGCATCTCTATGAACGTCTAAAAGCAAATCCGGTTTAAAATCTTTTAAAAGTT contains:
- a CDS encoding DUF3189 family protein; protein product: MVIVYMCYGSAHSSVVAASIHVGLLPTDRVPTYEEIISLPHYDKTSNNEIGTLFYMGKDEFGNEVYIVGARNGRKIVTKAIYSFLSLYGISKKDILVVDALPTIGLTTKIGGITSRRLGIIFLGRPITVYGILKKYNNFVKLVTDVKTKFQIRS
- a CDS encoding DUF3189 family protein, with translation MKVIYYSYYGCYFSPICAYIHLNDKHKIEKEEFFKIPYLLEIDYGEIRFMGADDNQNEVFVIGMKGFSENIKRTLYGLMEIFKIEDDVIFIDTSHYDLKFFKLLMTLRKNPSLRKIVDNFLYSYYLLRYNDVRGFVERYKKIL
- a CDS encoding capping complex subunit for YIEGIA, with the protein product MEIHLTGYIIAIVALKNAKDNVSSGTAPIIYVENEEEQQRISMYLSRIFKAAAHDLENGVFILVKQY
- a CDS encoding YIEGIA family protein; its protein translation is MSINHSLYINIVVCGIVLGTIARLIYLRVDYRQYPTYPQGYMTHLTLGLISAALGAFSVPALIEKQYTAVTFLALAAQQFKGVREIERASLEKMEATELVPRGAAYIENIAKIFEARNYIAMAVAAFTSLVVYLSKSVIIGVIIGGIAIYLSRYVMKTAYIRDIAEVIPSKIVFKGPLLCVEDVVLADIGLKEGREIIEKFGMAVVIRPKGLDSLISINNLGIRQAILHEAANQLGLKMNIDTPELAPLTMNNNKNGDVIVVMVAMNPDIDAFVEIIKNVPAIETVRKYPSKSRAARKTIG
- the spoIIP gene encoding stage II sporulation protein P, translating into MKETKRIKIIIFGLIAIFLLGITFNAYAEKKTSQEHGYYTVYEEKSDKMLFRTAIDVYKGDRYLSSDNKLYEITKVDKTEKIAYAKYLRTEKLPEVDIEEISQAMAVAENTGEKRIAIYSTHSDESYLPSDGAASINGHGGIYKVDVALQKALEAKGVKVKIDRTLYLPHDAMAYARSRSGAVKLLKDFKPDLLLDVHRDAVPLEEYIRKIAGKNATGVRIVLGRTNPNLKANQQLAYRIKAMADKTYPNIIKDVFFGKGDFNQDLTPNSLLLEFGTYSHTRERAEVSASLIADILTKALYGSDEQKQVGAVTKTQKPLPGQNRAATTAIWILVGVVVVSAVGFMFLSTGGREMYHKFSKATRKEFASYLGKFKRKKGDRP